The Lycium barbarum isolate Lr01 chromosome 10, ASM1917538v2, whole genome shotgun sequence genome includes a region encoding these proteins:
- the LOC132613835 gene encoding phosphoenolpyruvate carboxylase 4 — MTDVTDDIQEEISFQGFEDDCRLLQSLLNDVLNREVGPQFMEKVERIRVLAQGACNMRMAGIEDTAELLEKQLASELSKMTLEEALALARTFSHYLNLMGIAETHHRVRKARGVAQMSKSCDDIFNHLLQSGIPPDQLYDTVCKQAVEIVLTAHPTQINRRTLQYKHIRIAHLLEYNDRPDLGTEDREMLIEDLVREMTSIWQTDELRRHKPTPVDEARAGLHIVEQTLWKAVPHYLRRVSNALKKHTGRPLPLTCTPIRFGSWMGGDRDGNPNVTAKVTKDVSLLSRWMAIDLYVREIDSLRFELSMNQCSERFARLAHDLLEKGNTSDDHLDSWNQSSNWSQSKHQGQHAPPFPTKLPTGADLPSCTECSDVESHYPRLALPGTEFIPLKNQDGQPTSKVGSLAVDTSKTTEKAYGNGNITPRSASLSASQLLQRKLFAETQVGRASFQKLLEPSSSQRPGIAPYRIVLGDVKEKLLKTRKRLELLLEDLPCDHDPWDYYETSHQLLEPLLLCYDSLQSCGSGVLADGRLADLIRRVATFGMVLMKLDLRQESGRHSEALDAITKYLDMGTYSEWDEEQKLDFLIKELKGKRPLVPPTIEVPPDVKEVLDTFKVAAELGSDSLGAYVISMASNASDVLAVELLQKDARLAVAGELGRPCPGGTLRVVPLFETVKDLREAGSVIRRLLSIDWYRDHIIKNHNGHQEVMVGYSDSGKDAGRFTAAWELYKAQEDVVAACNEFGIKVTLFHGRGGSIGRGGGPTYLAIQSQPPGSVMGTLRSTEQGEMVQAKFGLPQMAVRQLEIYTTAVLLATLRPPQPPREQKWRNLMEDISNLSCKSYRSTVYENPEFLTYFHEATPQAELGFLNIGSRPTRRKSSGGIGQLRAIPWIFAWTQTRFVLPAWLGVGAGLKGVCDKGHTEDLRAMYREWPFFQSTVDLIEMVLGKADSPIAKHYDDVLVSESRRELGAEMRRELLTTGNYVLLVTGHEKLSANNRSLRRLIESRLPYLNPMNILQVEILKRLRRDEDNNKLRDALLITINGIAAGMRNTG; from the exons ATGACGGACGTAACAGATGATATACAAGAAGAAATATCTTTCCAGGGATTTGAAGATGATTGTAGGCTTCTTCAAAGCCTACTCAACGATGTTCTTAATAGAGAAGTTGGCCCTCAATTCATGGAAAAAGTTGAACGCATTCGTGTCCTTGCTCAG GGTGCGTGTAACATGAGAATGGCGGGAATTGAGGACACAGCAGAGCTTCTTGAGAAACAACTGGCATCGGAGTTGTCAAAAATGACGCTAGAGGAAGCTCTTGCTCTTGCCCGCACATTTAGCCATTATCTTAATTTGATGGGAATTGCAGAAACACATCATAG AGTACGCAAGGCGCGAGGAGTAGCACAAATGTCAAAATCTTGTGATGACATTTTCAACCACCTCTTGCAGAGTGGTATTCCTCCAGATCAGCTTTATGACACGGTTTGCAAGCAG GCGGTTGAGATTGTTCTCACTGCACATCCCACACAAATAAACCGTCGTACCTTACAATACAAACACATCAGGATTGCA CACCTTTTGGAATATAATGACAGGCCTGATCTTGGGACTGAAGACAGAGAGATGCTAATTGAAGATCTG GTCAGAGAGATGACATCTATATGGCAAACAGATGAGCTCCGACGGCACAAACCTACTCCAGTCGATGAAGCTAGGGCTG GTTTACATATTGTGGAACAGACGCTGTGGAAAGCTGTACCCCATTATTTACGTCGAGTCAGCAATGCTTTGAAAAAG CATACTGGAAGGCCTCTACCATTGACTTGCACGCCGATAAGATTTGGATCTTGGATGGGGGGCGATCGAGACGGAAATCCAAATGTCACAGCAAAG GTCACAAAAGATGTCTCTCTTCTGTCCAGGTGGATGGCTATAGATCTTTATGTAAGAGAAATAGATAGCCTCAGATTTGAACTTTCCATGAATCAATGCAGTGAAAGATTTGCAAGACTGGCACATGATCTCTTAGAAAAAG GAAATACTTCTGACGATCACCTTGATTCGTGGAATCAATCTTCCAATTGGAGTCAATCAAAACATCAAGGACAACATGCTCCTCCTTTCCCTACAAAGCTCCCTACCGGAGCTGATCTGCCCTCTTGCACAG AATGCAGTGATGTTGAGTCCCACTATCCTAGACTGGCTCTTCCTGGGACAGAATTCATACCACTAAAAAATCAG GATGGTCAGCCTACTTCAAAAGTGGGTTCCCTTGCTGTTGATACCAGTAAAACTACTGAAAAGGCATATGGAAATGGAAATATAACACCGCGTTCTGCTTCGTTAAGCGCTAGTCAGCTTCTCCAAAGGAAACTTTTTGCCGAGACCCAGGTTGGAAGGGCCAGCTTCCAAAAGCTACTGGAACCAAGCTCATCACAGAGACCTGGAATTGCGCCTTATAGAATTGTCCTTGGGGATGTAAAAGAAAAG CTCCTCAAGACACGGAAGCGTCTGGAGCTTCTTCTTGAAGATCTTCCGTGTGACCATGATCCTTGGGATTATTATGAAACATCACATCAGCTTTTAGAACCACTGCTATTGTGCTATGACTCGCTG CAATCATGTGGTTCTGGGGTTCTAGCTGATGGGAGGCTTGCTGACCTAATCAGGCGAGTTGCTACATTTGGGATGGTCTTAATGAAGCTTGATCTTCGTCAG GAATCTGGTAGGCACTCTGAGGCTCTTGATGCAATCACGAAATACTTGGACATGGGTACATATAGTGAGTGGGATGAAGAACAAAAGCTGGACTTTCTGATTAAAGAGCTAAAGGGAAAAAGGCCTTTGGTTCCTCCTACTATAGAG GTTCCGCCTGATGTCAAAGAAGTCTTGGACACGTTCAAAGTAGCAGCTGAATTAGGAAGTGATTCACTTGGAGCTTATGTTATTTCCATGGCTTCAAAT GCCAGTGATGTCCTAGCTGTAGAGCTTTTACAGAAGGATGCACGCCTTGCTGTTGCTGGGGAGCTAGGCAGACCTTGTCCCGGTGGAAC ACTGCGGGTGGTTCCTCTGTTTGAGACCGTGAAAGACTTGAGAGAAGCTGGCTCGGTGATTAGAAGATTACTATCAATTGATTGGTACAGGGACCACATCATAAAGAACCACAATGGACATCAGGAG GTTATGGTTGGTTATTCTGATTCTGGCAAAGATGCTGGCCGTTTCACTGCTGCATGGGAGCTTTACAAAGCTCAAGAAGATGTTGTAGCTGCATGTAATGAATTTGGCATTAAAGTCACTCTGTTCCATGGGCGCGGTGGAAGCATTGGCCGTGGTGGTGGTCCTACATACCTTGCAATTCAATCCCAGCCACCCGGCTCTGTTATG GGAACTCTTAGATCTACGGAACAAGGAGAAATGGTGCAGGCAAAATTTGGATTACCCCAAATGGCTGTTCGGCAGCTAGAGATATACACTACAGCTGTTCTACTTGCTACTTTACGTCCCCCACAGCCTCCGAGGGAACAAAAATGGCGTAATCTGATGGAAGACATATCAAATTTGAGCTGCAAGAGTTACAGAAGCACAGTATATGAAAACCCCGAGTTCCTTACTTACTTTCACGAAGCAACACCTCAGGCTGAGTTAGGATTTCTCAACATTGGTAGCCGTCCAACAAGGAGAAAGAGTTCAGGTGGAATCGGTCAACTCCGTGCAATTCCATGGATATTCGCATGGACCCAAACAAGATTTGTCCTCCCTGCATGGCTTGGAGTTGGAGCAGGCTTGAAGGGTGTTTGTGACAAGGGACATACAGAAGACTTACGAGCAATGTACAGAGAATGGCCCTTCTTCCAGTCAACTGTTGATCTTATAGAGATGGTTTTAGGGAAAGCAGACAGTCCTATAGCCAAGCATTATGATGATGTTCTAGTGTCTGAGTCACGTAGAGAACTCGGTGCAGAAATGCGGAGGGAGCTCTTGACAACAGGAAACTATGTCCTATTGGTTACTGGTCATGAGAAACTATCAGCAAACAACCGTAGCTTGCGGAGGTTGATCGAGAGCAGGCTTCCATATCTTAACCCAATGAATATACTGCAGGTGGAGATATTAAAGAGGTTGAGACGTGACGAGGATAACAATAAGCTTAGAGATGCATTGCTTATTACCATAAATGGCATTGCTGCCGGTATGAGGAACACCGGCTAA